TTGATACTGTTATTCATAATCTACTTGATAAAAATTACATTCAAGCAAAAAAATTAAATGACTATGCTTACGAGCTAGAAGATTATACATTGATTCCATTTTATAAAATATCAAAAGGGGAATTATTTATTGGTAGTAGCTATAAAGACTTAACCAAAGTTGCCACCATTAAAATTAATGATGAGGCTGATTCTTTAATCCCACTTGGTGTTTTTGTTAATGGTGGTTCTTATGAAAAAGATGGTATTATTTACAAAGAACCTTATACTTTGGAATTACGGGTTAAAGACAATGATGAACATATCATCCCTCAATCTAGTCAGAATAAGTCTTCTAAAGAGGTATCACATATGAGTCGACGCAAAAAAAGTCAGAAGAAATAATTCAATTCTTCTGACTTTTTTATTAATCCATGTCTACATTGTGGAAGATTTGTTGAACATCTTCTAATTCATCTAACGCATCAATCATCTTTTCAAATTGAGCTAAATCTTCTTCTGATAATTCTACTTCATTTTGAGCAAGCATTTGGATTTCAGCTACTGAAAATTCTGTAATTCCTTTTTCTTTTAATGCTTCTTGAATCGCGTGGAAATCACTTGATTCACCGTAAACGATGATTTGGTCTTCTTCTTCGAACACATCTTTGACTTCAATATCTTTTTCTAATAGATACTCAAAAATTTCATCCACGTCTTCGCCTTTAAAACCAAAAATCGCTGTGTTGTCAAACATGTATGCTACAGCACCTGATACACCCATGTTCCCACCATTTTTACCAAATGCTGCTCGAACGTCTGCTGCTGTACGGTTGACATTATTTGTTAACGTATCAACAATCACCATCGAACCATTTGGCCCAAATCCTTCATAACGTAATTCAGAATAATTTTCATCTCCTGAACCTTTTGCTTTTTCTATAGCACGATCAATAATATGTTTTGGTACATTGTATGTTTTTGCGCGATCAATAACGAAACGAAGTTTTTGATTAGAGTGCGGATCTGGATCACCTGATTTTGCTGCTGCATAAATTTCAATTCCAAATTTGGCATAAACTTTACTGTTGTTTGCATCTTTAGCTGTTTTCTTAGCTACGATATTAGCCCATTTACGTCCCAATAGTCTCACTTCTCTTTCTTAATAAATTGTTTCAGTTGTAACGCAAAAACGTCCTGTTTTATTATACTTGCTTATTAGCATTTCGCAAAGTATTTTTTTCAATCTTAAACATAAAACACCGATTATCAACACGTTTTTTAACTTTTTTCCTCTAATACCTTTTATTTCCCAATAATATGAGCTATTCTTAGGTAGTAATAACTGTTCCATACAGATAGAAAGAGGTATATATTTTATGAAACATTTTAATACAATTGATTTTCCATCCATTCATATTCGATTACTTGATGGAAATAATGAAGCAGATTTGGTTATCTTTAAAGAATTTTTATTAAGAACCAAAGACTACTTTACTGATTATGTAACTGCTGTTCCAACGGATGAACAAGTAAAAGAATTCTTCACTTCGTTACCTCCCAAAGTATTACCTTCTCAAAAATACATGTATGGTATCTTTGATCGTGATAGATTAATGGGATTCATTGACTGGGTAGAAGATTATCCTCAAAAAGAAACTGGCATACTTGGTTACTTTATATTAGAAGAAGAATACAGAGGAACAAAACTCGCTCAAGAACTGTATAATGCCTTAGAAAAAACAGTATCTGATACAGGAACTAAAATCATGCATTTAACGTTTATAGAAGATGATAAACGTGCTTCTCGTTTCTGGGAAAAACAAGGTTATAAAGCTATCTCTACACATAATGGTGACTATGGCAAACAATTAGTCGTTGAAAAAATACTCGGATAATACAGAAGCGTAAAAATAAGATTAACTTATTTTTACGCTTTTTTACTTATGATATTTTATATTCACTAACAATTGTTTTGATTTCTTCAAATATTTCTTCCACTTCATCCATATCCTTAGCATTTGCTCCACTAGCCAATGGGTGACCA
This genomic stretch from Vagococcus sp. CY52-2 harbors:
- a CDS encoding GNAT family N-acetyltransferase, whose protein sequence is MKHFNTIDFPSIHIRLLDGNNEADLVIFKEFLLRTKDYFTDYVTAVPTDEQVKEFFTSLPPKVLPSQKYMYGIFDRDRLMGFIDWVEDYPQKETGILGYFILEEEYRGTKLAQELYNALEKTVSDTGTKIMHLTFIEDDKRASRFWEKQGYKAISTHNGDYGKQLVVEKILG
- a CDS encoding YebC/PmpR family DNA-binding transcriptional regulator, with the translated sequence MGRKWANIVAKKTAKDANNSKVYAKFGIEIYAAAKSGDPDPHSNQKLRFVIDRAKTYNVPKHIIDRAIEKAKGSGDENYSELRYEGFGPNGSMVIVDTLTNNVNRTAADVRAAFGKNGGNMGVSGAVAYMFDNTAIFGFKGEDVDEIFEYLLEKDIEVKDVFEEEDQIIVYGESSDFHAIQEALKEKGITEFSVAEIQMLAQNEVELSEEDLAQFEKMIDALDELEDVQQIFHNVDMD